A stretch of Candidatus Lokiarchaeota archaeon DNA encodes these proteins:
- a CDS encoding ABC transporter ATP-binding protein has translation MEDLEQIAEENKLVVRDLMKVYRRGRKEVIALRGMDFEVDHGEFISI, from the coding sequence ATGGAAGATTTAGAACAAATTGCAGAAGAGAACAAACTTGTAGTGCGAGACCTCATGAAGGTCTATCGCCGAGGACGAAAGGAAGTCATCGCGCTGAGGGGGATGGACTTTGAGGTGGACCATGGAGAGTTCATCTCTATTG